The window TCCAGACGTGCGTAGCCCACTGCGTTCAGAAACCAAATGACCTGCGCAAGGTACGTCAACATGGTGAAAGCCTCGCTTTGTTCTTGCCACAAAACTCGGGCGCAAATATAGCGAACTGGCGGCAAAAAATCAACCGATTAGTTGGAGACAAAGGTTCCGGTTGTTACCTTTCAGGCCCCATGACGGGCACACCCTTGGAAAGGCGCAGGAGGCGGCCCCGATGGATGGCGCGGCGCATCTTGCGCCTCTGCCAGATACGCTTTCACCAGGGCCTTGAAGAGCCGGCCGTGGTTGGGCACCTTGAGGTGCACCAGCTCGTGCACCATGACCTGCCGGCGAAAGGCAGGGGTTTGGGTCAGCGGTTCAACGCTCAGGGTAAGGCGCCCACGGGAAGAGAGGCTGGCCCACTTGCGCTTCATCGGACGAAGGTGAATTTCCCGGATGCGCTCTTCCACACCGATGCGCCGCGCCCAGGCGTGGACTTCGGCCAGAAGGATGTCCCGTGCTACAGCCTCCTGCAAGGGTGCTCCGGACAAGCCCGGGGGTTCATCGCTCGTGAGCTTCATTGCGCGGCCCTCCTGAGCAGGGTCAGCATCTCATCGGCCCAGGCGACCACATCTTTGACCCCCGCCTGTACCAGTTCACGGTAAAGTCGTCGGCGCAATTCCCGTTCCTGCGCTTCGCTCACCGCCCAATGGGGAAACTCCAGGAAGGCCGGCTCGACTGCAACTGCCAGGCGTTCGACCGGTGCCGCAGCGAATCCTTTTTGCACTCGCAGCCACCAGGCCACGGCAAAGGCCTCGGGGGAAAGATGGCTCTCCCGGCGCTGCTCCTGGGCTTCCTGAAGATCGCGAACCAGAGCGGAGAGTTCCTGCAATGCCTGCTGGCTGTTCACCTGCCGTTCCTCGAAGGCGCGGCGGATGGCCTCGGCGCGCTCGCCGATGGGGATCAAATGCGGCTCCTCCTTGCCCCTGGCTTCCACCAGGCGATGCAGTTCCCTGAGCAGGTTGAACACCTTGACCGTATCCGGTTTGTCCTCGGCGATGAGGGCCAAAAGCGCTCCGGCCCCGATCGCCCAGGTGGGCGACGGTTCGCGCACCGCGGCGGTGGCCGTGTGCTTCTGCACGATCCCGGCGGTCTTGCGCAGGAAGGATTTGTCCACCGGCACGTGCGGCTCGTAGGCCGCCCGCAGCAGGCGGTACATCGCTACCAGCCGCTGGTAGTCTTCCAGGTAGGGACGCAGGAGGGGATCGGGCGAGAGGATTTCGTAGAGTTCTTCCAGTTCGCGGAAGAAGCGGTAGAAGGCCTCGCGGGTTTCTTTCTCGCGGAAGCGCAGCAGAATGGCTTCGGCGATTTTGTCGTTGTTCAGCACAGAGGGCATAGATGAAGAATATGAGGGCTCTGTGTTCTCCGTGTGCTCTGTGGTGAGATATTCGACGCGCCCCTGTGAAATCAACTCCGCAAAGCGCCGCTGGAGCACCTCGATGCCCTCGACTACCCCGCTGACATCCTGGGAGTCGAAGGCCAGCGCCCGCTCCAGGTTCTCGAAGACGCCGACGAAGTCGAGAATCAGCCCGCTGGTCTTGCGGCGACCGGATTCGTCCTCATAGGGGCGATTGACCCGGGCAATCGCCTGGAGCAGCACATGGGCCCGCATGGGTTTGTCCAGGTACATGCAGTATAGGATCGGCGCGTCGTAGCCGGTGAGCGGTTTTTCGGTGACGATGAGGATCTGTGGCTCCTCGTCCGGTTTGCGGAACGCCTTGCGCACGACGGCTTCTTGCTCATCGCTCAGGTGATAGTGCCGCAGTTCGGCCGGGTCATTGCACCCGCGGCTGATCACCACCCGGCTCATCTCCGCCGGCAGGTAGCGATCCAGGGCCTCCTTGTACAGGCAGCAGGCCTCCCGAGCCACCGCCACCACGAAGGCCTTGTAACCCATCGGCGCGACATAGTCGGGAAAGTGCTTCGCCACGAAGCGGGCGATTTTGCCCACCCGCTCGCGGTTTTTGAGCATGTTCTTGAGGGTGACGGCGCGGTCAAGCACCCGGTTGAGTTCTTGCACATCGGCCACGCCCTCCAGTTCCGCCACGGCCCAGAATTCCTGTTCCATGGCTTCGCGGTCCACCACCAGGTCGTTGGGCGCCATCTGATAGTGCAGCGGCACGGTGGTACCGTCCTCAGTAGACTGGCGAATCGAGTATTTGTCCAGGTAGGGGCGACCCCGCGGGTCGCCCGCATCATCGGCGCCGAAGGTCTTAAAGGTGCCCTTGCCGTGGACGCTGCGGTCAATGGGTGTACCGGTGAAGCCGATGAAGACGGCGTTGGGCAGCGCGCCCATCAGGTAGTTGCCCAGGCCGCCGCCGGTGGAGCGATGGGCTTCGTCCACCAACACGAAGACGTTGCGCCGCGGGCAGAGGTTGGCGGGCATGGCGTCGAATTTGTGGATCATCGAGACGATGAGGCCGCGCGTGTCAGCCTGAAGCAGGTCGCGCAGGTGACGTTTGGAGCGCGCCAGGTGCACCCGTCCGAAACCGACCGCTTCCAGGTTCTGGAACAGTTGGCTCTCCAGTTCGTTGCGATCGACGATGAGCAGCACGGTGGGATTGTCGAAACGTCCGTCCTCGATCAGGCGGCGGGCGATGGTCAGCATGGTGTAGGTTTTGCCGGAGCCTTGCGTGTGCCAGATCAGGCCGCGGCGGGGCGCCTCGGGGGCGGTCACTGCCTGATAGGAACTCGCCAGGACGCGCTCGGTGGCGCGCATCTGGTGCGGGCGCAGGACGATCTTTTGCAGTTCGCCATCCTTGCGGGCGAAGAGGATGTAATCGGTGAGCACGCGCAGCACGCGCCGCGGGGCAACGAAGGACTTCACCAGGGTTTCGTAATCGGGCAGGGGCGCACCGCTCTGCGCCCCCACCTCGGCCCGCCAGTTGAACAGCGTCTTGCGCGAGAGCGACCAGGTGGGGCCGTAGAAGAATTGCACCAGGTGGGTCAGGGCGAAGAGCTGCGCCTCGGCCATCAGTTCGGGGCCTTGCTCGTGGTAGCGCCGAATCTGGTCAAAGGCCTCGGCGATGCCTTCCGGCCGGGTGGCGGCCTTGGTTTCCCCCACGATCACAGGGACGCCGTTCACAAGAAACACCACATCTGCACGGATGGCGGTTCGGCCGCTCACAAAGCGGAATTCGTCGGTGACGTGGAGAATGTTGGCCTCTGGGCGCTCGGCGTCCAAAAGGCGCAAGTTGCGTTCCCGCCGCTCGGCCTCCACAAACACGGTTTTCAGCCCCTTCAGATACTCCCAGGTTCCCCTCGATGTTGGGGCGGATGCGCACCAGGCGGCCGACCACCTCCTCGGCTTTGCTGACGGAATCCACCACGCCCGGGTTGAGACGCTGGATCTGCTCGATGAGCACCGACCGCAGCACGGGGACCCCCTCGCCCCCGCGCAGACGCAGCGCCTCGCCGGGGGAAAGGTATTCCCAACCTGCTTCAGTGGCGTAGCGGATGAGCGGGTTTTGAACAATGTGGCGTTCGGAGGAGATGGTCATGGTGTGTCCTCCAAAAGATGGGGACTTGTAGAAGTACCGCGCTGCTGTGCCCCCTGGATCGTCTCCCAGATCTTTTGTGCCAATGGATCATCGCCTGTGCGCTCCGGGTTATAGCGATCCAGATGCAAACGCAACGGGTTTTCGGCAATATATTGGCGAATGACTTCCAAAGTTTTATCATTACGAATAATGTGTTCATAATAGTTCCGTTGCCACAGAGAAACGCCATAGGTGTTGGATAACGCATTGGTTCGTTTGGTGACCGCAGATTTGAATTGGCAAACAATCGCGCCAATGGGTGATGGAACCGGACCACATGGCCGTTTCGTATGGCCAACCGATGTAGGGGCGACCCGTCGGGTCGCCCCTACATCAACGATCCAAATGATGCCGTGAATGTGATTGGGCATGACCACGAATTCATCGGCCCGCAATGGCACATACGGACGAATCCGCGCGGTTTTAAACCATTCCTCGCGCACCATTTCACCCAGCGCATTGAGCCGCATCACCCCGTCCACCACACGACCGAACAGGTGCGTTCGGTCGTGCGTGACGATGGTGATGAAATACGCCCCGGGTTGGGTGTAATCGTACCCTTTCAGGCGAATGGAACGCCGGTGGTGACGGGTTGGGTCATACGGACACACGAGGTTCCTCCTGCCGAACACGCGCTACGAACGACGCCGGCAACTGTCGCCGGGCGCTCATCAACTGGTGCAGCAGCGAGCGGAAGAGTTCCTGCGCCGCACGCACCTGCGCCTCCTCCGCCGCCAGGCCCCGATCCACCGCCTGCAGGATGCGGGCGATTTCGCGCTGCTCGGAGAGCGGGGGGAGGGGGATGGGAAGATTTCTCATTACCCCCTGGGATAATTTTCCTCGCGTCGTGCCACTAATAAACATGGAGATATCCATCCAGTGCAGCACATGCATCAGGAACCAATTATCCAACTTGTCTGGAATGCCCTTGAGTACATGGGCATGATTGTTAACCCAGAACTTGCCCTGCATTATGTAAGCAGATTGTTCACACGCTCCCCAATATCCTTCATCTTCAGCCAACAAAACAAATTCTCCATCAAACAGGTAGTCGTCGATAAAGTCTAGAATGCCATTTGCGCCACAATACGGGTAAATCCCCTTACGTCGCTGTCTCTCTTTCTCATTCAGAGGAATTCTTATGTGGTCGAGAATCTCAACAACCTCCCCCAACCTCACCACCCGCCAGTGTGCCGGCAGGGGACCAAGTTCGGTCTCCTGCAGCGGCACCTGAGCGGCCCGGTCGAGCGGCACGGGGCCGTAGGTGGACAGGTGGCGCATCAGGCTGCGCTTCAGTTCGCGCAGCGCGGCGATGACCCGCTCACTCGCCTCCTGCGCCCGCTGCACCGCGCGCAGCACATGGGCAATGGCGCGTTGCTCGGGGAGAGGGGGGAGGGGGATGGGAAAATTTTTCAGAACAGTTTGACTAATATTTGGCTGAGCGCCGCCATAACGTTCAGTCAACAACTCATCTCGGCGACGAATGAACGTGTAGAACAAGTATTCCGAAGACATCTCCTTATGGGGAAATATTGCGCAAACAGCCTGGTTGGTAGCGGCATTTATCTTCAACAATCCAACTTTTCCTGTGGTAGCGCCATACATTGCAACCAGTAAAGTTCCTTTTGGGAAAATTCTAGCGCTGGAATTCAGTAACCCCAATTCCGTAAGGCTCTCTTCTGTAAATTCAATCGCGGCATCTCTTAGTTCGCCAGATTTCACCCAGGGTATTTGCCCTCCAAAGTATTCATCTCTTTTTCGGTCAGGAGTTCCTCCGCTTTTGGTCTCCGCCACCTCCCCCAACCGCACCACCTGCCAGTAAGCGGGCAGGGGGCCGAGTGCGGTCATTTTGAAGCCGTCGGGGAGGTCGGTTGGAGCCTCGGGTGGAGTGGGGCGGGTCATGGTTGTGCCTCCTCCGGCGTATCCAGGTCGTTGGTTTTGTAGGGGCGACCCGCCGGGTCGCCCCTACCAGGTCGGGCGCGGGCCTGGGGGGGCGGGGCCAACCGTGGCGGCGTTGTAGCGGTCCAGGTGCCAGCGCAGCGGATTTTCGGCGATGTAGCGGCGAATGGTGTTCAGGGCGCCTTCGTTGCGGAGGATGTGTTGGTGATAGTTGCGTTGCCACACGGGCGGGCCGGGCGTGCCCCGCAGGGCGTTGATGCGACGGGTGACGGCGGATTTGAACGATCCAACGATAGCCCCCAGCGCCCCCGATGCCGGTCCGGATGGGCGGGCGTTTCTCGGTAAGGGCCACGCATGTGTCGCCCTTACGCGGTTTCGCGCGCCATCGGTTTCCACAATCCAAAGCATCCCATGAACGTGATTTTGCATCACCACGAAGGCGTCCAATTCCGCGTGCGGAAAATGGTTGGGAATAGCATCCCAACACGTCTGTACAATACGCCCGTATTCATTCAACACCATCTCCCCACCCACCACGGCCCCGAACAGGGAGGCGCGTTCGTGGGCGCAGATGGGGATGAAATACGCCCCCGGTTGGGTGTAATCGTACCCCTTCAACCGGATGGACCGGCGATGGTGGCGGTCGGGATCGTAAGGGGTCATGAGGGCACCTCCATACCCCCAAACCCCAAGCCGGCCAACACCTCGCGCAGCGCCCGTACCGCCTCGGTGCGCTCTTCCTCGGCCTCCTCCAGGCGCACCAGGGCCTCTTCCAGCGGCAGGACTTCCTCGCCGCCGTCCGTGCTCACGTAGCGGCTGGGCGAAAGGTTGTAATCGTTGCGGGCAGCCTCTTCGCGGGAGATGACCGCCGACAATCCCGTCTCGGCGCGCCAGTCGTGATACAGCCGGGCGATGGTCTCGATATGCTCCTCCGCCAGGTAGTTCTTGGGCCGCCCTTTGGCAAACAGTTTGCCGGCATTGATGAGCAGAATCTCGCCCGCCTGGCGCTTGCGGCGATTGATGACGATGATCACCCCCGGCGCGGTGGTGTTGTAAAAGAGATTTTCCGGGAGCAGCAGCACCGCCTCGATGAGATCCGCCTCGACGAAGGCCTTGCGGATGTCGCGCTCGCGGTTGGAGCCTTGATTGCCGCTGCCGCGGCTGACCGCGCCGGTATCCAGCACCACCGCCATCCGTCCGCGCGCGTTGAGCGATGCCAGCATGTGCTGCAACCAGCCCCAATCGGCGCTGGACGACGGCGGAACGCCGAACCGAAACCGCTCATAGAGGTCGTTCTCGTAGATTTCGGCCGAAAAATCTTGATTCCACATGGGATTGGCGGTCACGAGGTCGAAGGTTATTAACCGACCGGCCTGGTCGCGAAAGGCTGGGTTGCGCATGGTGTCACCGAGGCGGATGTCAGCCTCCATGTCGTGGATGACGGCGTTCATGCGCGCCATGGCAAAGGTGGCCGGGTTGATTTCCTGGCCGTGGAGGCGCAGGGGCGCATGGCGGGGGGGTAAGCGTCGGCGGCCGTTCTGGTGCTCGCCATGGGTCTCCAGCAGGCGCAGGTGACACTTGATGAGTAGCCCCCCAGAACCGCAGGTGGGGTCGTACACCCTCATGCCGGGCTCAGGTTCCAGAATGCGCGCCATCAGCACCCCCACTTCGCGCGGGGTGTAGAATTCCCCCGCGCTTTGCCCTTGGCCTTCAGCGAACTTGCGCAGCAAGTACTCATAGGCGCGGCCGAGGATGTCGGGCTCGACGTCTCCAGGCCCCAGGCGGTGACGAGAGAGCACGTCCACCAAGCCGGCCAGGTACTCATCAGCCACAACGCGCTGACCGGCGGCGGTGGCGTTAAAGTCCACCAGCTCGATGACGCCCGAAAGGCGCGGGTTTTCGCGCGCCACCGCCCGCACCGCATCGGTCAGATACTGCCCCAGGCCGGTGGTCTGCTGGCGGATGCTGGGCCAGCGGGCGTGTTCGGGGATGTAGAACCGAACCGAGCCGCGGCCAGCGGCGATGATCCCCCGTTCGCGCTCCTCTTCTACAATGCGCGACGCCACCCTGGCATCGCCGTACTCCTCGCTCAGGCGCGCCAGTTCATCCTCGAACACATCGGAAAGCCGCTTCAAAAAGACCAGCGGCAGGATATAGTCCTTAAACTTCGGCGCATCTACCGGCCCGCGAATGGCGCAGGCGGCGTCCCATAGCCAGGTTTCCAGCGTTTGAATGTCCACCTTTGTCTCCTCCACAAGTGCCCTGCCGGCACAAAATGGATCAGTTCCCCGCTGCAAGGGGCGGACACGCTGCGTCACTCAGCAGAGGGCTCACCTCTTGCTGCGGCGGCCCTTTGCCCCAGGGACCACTCCTCTCTCAGGATGGCGTAGATCGCCGCGTCTTCGAAGGTGCCCCAGCGGAAGAGCGATTGCCGAAGCGTGCCCTCGTAACGCATTCCGATTCTTTGCGTCACCCGCCCTGAAGCCGGGTTCTTGGTCATGTGCCGCGCCTGCACGCGGTTCATACCCAGCACGCGAAAGGCATAGTCCACCATGGCCTTGGCAGCGTCTGTGCAATACCCCTGGTTCCAATAGGGCCTGCCCACCCAATAGCCGAGCTCGGCGAGCTTGTTGGTGGCGTCGATTGCTGCATGGATTGCGCCGATGAGTTTCCCGCTATCCCTGAGGGTGATGGCCAGGGTAAGGGCCTGCCCGTTGTCATACGCTTGCTGGTGGGTGGCAATCCACTGTTCGGCCACGCCATCCCCATAGGGATGAGGGATAGCAGTGGTAGTTGCCGCCACTTCCCGAGCGCCGGCCAGTTCTCGGACGACGGGGGCGTCGTCAAGCCTGAACGGGCGGAGGATTAGCCGAGCGGTGCTTAACGTTGGCATTGCGGCCATTGGTCACTCCTTGAGCTCATGGCATTGCCTTTTGACCAAAAATACAGGCAACAGCTGCCTTGCGCGGTACCCCCCATGCGCCTGCCCGGGAAAACGCGCGCCTGCAAGATGCGGGGAAAATTGGGAAAGTGCGAGGCTCCTCGCGCGGGAAGGCAAGCATCGCGCCGTTGCCAGGGAGGCCCGTTGCCCGGACGGCGGTGCCCGCTACCCCGGCCCAGGCAGGCTGTCATCCATGCACGGAGCAAGGTTATGGGACATCTTACCACCCTCGTGACCAGCATGGCAGTTAGTGGAAGACCCGCCGCGAACGGGCCTCGTGAATTTTATGAAAAAACCCCTCCCCCGTCAAGGCGTTTCTCCACCTCGCCAGCTCGGAGGGGGCGCATGGAGCTTGCCTCAGAATGGCCCCCATCCGAGCAGCACCGGAGGAATGACCAGCAGCAGCCCGAGCACAAACAGCGCCACTTCGATGGGCAAAAGCCAGCGTGCCCACTGCTCCCAGGGGATCTTTGCCATGCCCAATACCGCCATCGTCACCCCGGAGGTGGGGATGATCATGTTGGTGTAGCCGTCCCCCAGTTGATAGGCCAGCACTGCCGTCTGCCGGGTGATGCCGATGAGGTCGGCAAGCGGCGCCATGATGGGCATGGTGAGGGCCGCCTTCCCGCTTCCTGAGGGAACGAAGAAGTTCAGCACGGTCTGGGCCACGTACATGAGCTGTGCGGCAAGGACCGGATGCAGGCGCGAGATGGCGCTGGACAGGGCGTACATGATGGTGTCCACAATCTGGCCGTCAGTGGCTAGCACAAGGATGGCGCGAGCGAAGCCGACCACCAGCGCCGCGCCTACCAGGTCGCGAGCGCCGGCGACGAAACTCTCGGCAATGCTGTTCACGGACAGACGGGCAGCAAGGCCCGTGGCGATCCCCAGACCCAAGAAGACCGCCGCAATTTCCGGGATGAACCACTGGAACTTCATGACGCCGACGATCATGACGAGCAACGCCAGGATGAAGAGCGCCACCACGAGCCGGTGGCGGCCACTCGGGCGCGGGGCCACGGCATCGCTATCGCCGGCCACTCTCGCCCGCGTCTGGTCTATGGCGTACACCGGGCTGGTTTCCGGACGCTTCTTCACTTTGGCGGCATAAAGCATCACTAGCCCGGTGCCGAGCGCCGTGGACACTATCCAGACAATGAGGCGATAGCCCATCCCCGAGAACAGAGGCAAGCCGGAAATCCCCTGGGCGATGCCGATGGTAAAGGGATTGAGCATGGCGCCGGCAAAGCCGAGACCGGCGCCCAAGAAGGGGATGCACACGCCGACGATGCTATCGTAGCCCAAGGCCATGGCTAAGGGGATGAAAATGGGGATGAAGGGGATTACCTCCTCGCTCATGCCAAAGAGCGCGCCAAAGACCGAGAAAAGAAGCATCCCTGTGGGGATGACGATCATGCCGCGGTGACGGAGGCGTGTGGCCACGCGCGCGATCGCCGCGTCAATGACCTGCGTTTTTTGGATGATGGCAAAGACGCCCCCGATGATGAGGATAAAGCCGATAATGTCGGCGGTCTGACGGATGCCGACAAGGGGGGCCTTGAGCGCGGCAAAGAGACCTTGCGGTTTGCGTGCGACGAAGGCGAAGGTCCCCTCTTCCACAATCTCTCGGCCATTGGCATCGAGGTGGCGCTGGTAGCGGCCGCCCGGGATCACCCAGGTGAGGGCAGCGACCACCAGCATGATGCCGGAAATCAGCACCAGCGTGTGAGGAAGCTTTAACTGGCTCAGTTTCATGGCGTTCACCTCACTCGGCCACGGCGGAGGTCGAAGGTCTGCCCGGCCTTGAGCACCGCGAGCTTGATGCCTTGCATGGTCAGCCGCTTTGATGCAGGTGCCGGCGGCACAGAGGCATGGCGGGGGTCGTAGACCAGCACCGACCCCTCGCCGTAGACGCGAAAGCTGTCGTCCGGGGAGTAGAGAACCGCGGTGTCTTCATCGATGCCCAGGCCGATGAGGCGCTTTTCCATCACCAGGCTGAGCAGGCGGTTGTTGCGCTGGCGGGCCACGAAATGCTGATCCACGATGCAGTTGCTGAGAAAGCCCAGGCCACGCGCGGTGACGATGTTGCCCTTTTCGATCTTGCTGAGGTCGCCGTCGCCGGTGATCATCACCTCGCTCAGTACCGCTGCGCCCGCGCTGGTGCCGCCGATGAGGCCGCCTCGCTCAAAGTACAGGGAGCGCAGAGCCTCCTCGGCACGCGTGCCGCCGATGCGCTCCATGAGCCGGGTCTGCACGCCCCCGGTGAAAAAGACGCCGCGCGCAGCAACGATGCGGGCCACGGTAGAGTCGGCGTTGGCGGTGTCGGGCCCGGCGATGTGCAACCAGCTCACCTGCTGGCCACCCGCTTCCTGAAACTGGCGGACCACAGCGGGGCCCGCTTCTTCCGGAGAGGCGCTGGCGCTGGTGATGACCAGGATGGGACCACCCTGGCACAGACGAACGAATTCCTCCACCGCCGGCCGTGGCCTGGCTCCTCCCCCGACAATGAGCAGGTAACCGCGACGGGTGCCTTTCCCGCCACAGGCTTGAGCAGCCAGGAGCGAAAGCGTAATGGTGGCGAGTAAGAGCTTTCTCATCTTGTTCTCCTTCCTTGCTTGCGTCGAGCCGTGAAACCGTCGCGGGCAAGATATGAAATTTCTGCGGCAAAGTCAACACAACTTTTGCCGCCCTGATTCTGGCGGCGGCGCATTTTTGTCTTGCATCTCTGCTACGATTTGGCTATAATAGTTCAGCAAGTCGACAGATCGGGGACCCGAACAGTGGGTGGACAGGACAGGGGCGCGGGGCAAGAGCAAGATGCGAGGTGCACGCAATGAACACGCCCAACAGATTTGCCCTTGTTGCGTTGGCGATCTTTGCACTGAGCGCCTGCGCCAGGCGCACAGAAAGAGCCGTTGAGGAGGTCGTCCCCCCTTCCTTTGCGGAATTGGCAGATGCTAAGATGAGCTCCAACCCGGTCATCGCCAAGATGTTGGCCCAAATCTCGCCTGACACGCTCGAGTCCTTGGTCGCCACTTTGGCCTCGTTCGAGACCAGGCATACCCTTTCGGACACGACCTCCGACCACCGTGGGATTGGGGCAGCGCGGCGCTGGCTGGAGCGCAGATTCCGCTCCTACCGCGCCGCCTGCGGCGGCCGGCTGCAGGTGGAGTGCGACCGCTGGCATCAGCAGATACCCGGCATGGGCATGGGAACTTTGGTGAATGTGCTGGCCATCCTTCCCGCGCCCGACCCCCAGCTGCAGTCGCGCGTGGTCCTGCTCTGCGCCCACTATGATTCCAGGTCTGGGGAAGCAAAGGATGCGATGGCCTCTGCTCCGGGCGCAAATGACGACGGCAGCGGCGTGGCAGCGCTGCTGGAGCTGGCGCGCGTGCTGTGCCTGTACAGGTTCGAAGCCACCCTCGTGTTTGCTGCCGTGGCCGGTGAGGAACAGGGACTCCTGGGCAGTGCGCGTTTGGCGGAGCAAGTGCAGCAGCGGGGATGGGAGCCGATGGCGGTGCTCTCTATGGACATGATCGGCAACGTCGTGGGCGGCAACGGCCTGGTGGACAG is drawn from candidate division KSB1 bacterium and contains these coding sequences:
- a CDS encoding M48 family metallopeptidase, with amino-acid sequence MKLTSDEPPGLSGAPLQEAVARDILLAEVHAWARRIGVEERIREIHLRPMKRKWASLSSRGRLTLSVEPLTQTPAFRRQVMVHELVHLKVPNHGRLFKALVKAYLAEAQDAPRHPSGPPPAPFQGCARHGA
- a CDS encoding transposase, with amino-acid sequence MCPYDPTRHHRRSIRLKGYDYTQPGAYFITIVTHDRTHLFGRVVDGVMRLNALGEMVREEWFKTARIRPYVPLRADEFVVMPNHIHGIIWIVDVGATRRVAPTSVGHTKRPCGPVPSPIGAIVCQFKSAVTKRTNALSNTYGVSLWQRNYYEHIIRNDKTLEVIRQYIAENPLRLHLDRYNPERTGDDPLAQKIWETIQGAQQRGTSTSPHLLEDTP
- a CDS encoding restriction endonuclease subunit S, whose translation is MTRPTPPEAPTDLPDGFKMTALGPLPAYWQVVRLGEVAETKSGGTPDRKRDEYFGGQIPWVKSGELRDAAIEFTEESLTELGLLNSSARIFPKGTLLVAMYGATTGKVGLLKINAATNQAVCAIFPHKEMSSEYLFYTFIRRRDELLTERYGGAQPNISQTVLKNFPIPLPPLPEQRAIAHVLRAVQRAQEASERVIAALRELKRSLMRHLSTYGPVPLDRAAQVPLQETELGPLPAHWRVVRLGEVVEILDHIRIPLNEKERQRRKGIYPYCGANGILDFIDDYLFDGEFVLLAEDEGYWGACEQSAYIMQGKFWVNNHAHVLKGIPDKLDNWFLMHVLHWMDISMFISGTTRGKLSQGVMRNLPIPLPPLSEQREIARILQAVDRGLAAEEAQVRAAQELFRSLLHQLMSARRQLPASFVARVRQEEPRVSV
- a CDS encoding transposase, with product MTPYDPDRHHRRSIRLKGYDYTQPGAYFIPICAHERASLFGAVVGGEMVLNEYGRIVQTCWDAIPNHFPHAELDAFVVMQNHVHGMLWIVETDGARNRVRATHAWPLPRNARPSGPASGALGAIVGSFKSAVTRRINALRGTPGPPVWQRNYHQHILRNEGALNTIRRYIAENPLRWHLDRYNAATVGPAPPGPRPTW
- a CDS encoding type I restriction-modification system subunit M; this encodes MDIQTLETWLWDAACAIRGPVDAPKFKDYILPLVFLKRLSDVFEDELARLSEEYGDARVASRIVEEERERGIIAAGRGSVRFYIPEHARWPSIRQQTTGLGQYLTDAVRAVARENPRLSGVIELVDFNATAAGQRVVADEYLAGLVDVLSRHRLGPGDVEPDILGRAYEYLLRKFAEGQGQSAGEFYTPREVGVLMARILEPEPGMRVYDPTCGSGGLLIKCHLRLLETHGEHQNGRRRLPPRHAPLRLHGQEINPATFAMARMNAVIHDMEADIRLGDTMRNPAFRDQAGRLITFDLVTANPMWNQDFSAEIYENDLYERFRFGVPPSSSADWGWLQHMLASLNARGRMAVVLDTGAVSRGSGNQGSNRERDIRKAFVEADLIEAVLLLPENLFYNTTAPGVIIVINRRKRQAGEILLINAGKLFAKGRPKNYLAEEHIETIARLYHDWRAETGLSAVISREEAARNDYNLSPSRYVSTDGGEEVLPLEEALVRLEEAEEERTEAVRALREVLAGLGFGGMEVPS
- a CDS encoding GNAT family N-acetyltransferase — protein: MPTLSTARLILRPFRLDDAPVVRELAGAREVAATTTAIPHPYGDGVAEQWIATHQQAYDNGQALTLAITLRDSGKLIGAIHAAIDATNKLAELGYWVGRPYWNQGYCTDAAKAMVDYAFRVLGMNRVQARHMTKNPASGRVTQRIGMRYEGTLRQSLFRWGTFEDAAIYAILREEWSLGQRAAAARGEPSAE
- a CDS encoding TIGR00366 family protein produces the protein MKLSQLKLPHTLVLISGIMLVVAALTWVIPGGRYQRHLDANGREIVEEGTFAFVARKPQGLFAALKAPLVGIRQTADIIGFILIIGGVFAIIQKTQVIDAAIARVATRLRHRGMIVIPTGMLLFSVFGALFGMSEEVIPFIPIFIPLAMALGYDSIVGVCIPFLGAGLGFAGAMLNPFTIGIAQGISGLPLFSGMGYRLIVWIVSTALGTGLVMLYAAKVKKRPETSPVYAIDQTRARVAGDSDAVAPRPSGRHRLVVALFILALLVMIVGVMKFQWFIPEIAAVFLGLGIATGLAARLSVNSIAESFVAGARDLVGAALVVGFARAILVLATDGQIVDTIMYALSSAISRLHPVLAAQLMYVAQTVLNFFVPSGSGKAALTMPIMAPLADLIGITRQTAVLAYQLGDGYTNMIIPTSGVTMAVLGMAKIPWEQWARWLLPIEVALFVLGLLLVIPPVLLGWGPF
- a CDS encoding cyanophycinase, giving the protein MRKLLLATITLSLLAAQACGGKGTRRGYLLIVGGGARPRPAVEEFVRLCQGGPILVITSASASPEEAGPAVVRQFQEAGGQQVSWLHIAGPDTANADSTVARIVAARGVFFTGGVQTRLMERIGGTRAEEALRSLYFERGGLIGGTSAGAAVLSEVMITGDGDLSKIEKGNIVTARGLGFLSNCIVDQHFVARQRNNRLLSLVMEKRLIGLGIDEDTAVLYSPDDSFRVYGEGSVLVYDPRHASVPPAPASKRLTMQGIKLAVLKAGQTFDLRRGRVR
- a CDS encoding M20/M25/M40 family metallo-hydrolase, with translation MNTPNRFALVALAIFALSACARRTERAVEEVVPPSFAELADAKMSSNPVIAKMLAQISPDTLESLVATLASFETRHTLSDTTSDHRGIGAARRWLERRFRSYRAACGGRLQVECDRWHQQIPGMGMGTLVNVLAILPAPDPQLQSRVVLLCAHYDSRSGEAKDAMASAPGANDDGSGVAALLELARVLCLYRFEATLVFAAVAGEEQGLLGSARLAEQVQQRGWEPMAVLSMDMIGNVVGGNGLVDSSRVRCFSEGVSYTESEEEARRRWRMGGESDSPSRQLSRYAKAQAETYLPDLAVSLVFRPDRPGRGGDHLSFNRAGFAAVRFTEANEHFGHQHQLVRIEGGVQYGDLPEFLSYSYLARVTKAVGAVAAGLALSPRPPQQVKLDRGQGYDARLSWNDPAPMNDLAGYKVYIRQTTSPVWQKELFVRNATVAAIKGLCIDDYFFAVAAVDRDGNESLPCFATLGQ